A DNA window from Drosophila pseudoobscura strain MV-25-SWS-2005 chromosome 2, UCI_Dpse_MV25, whole genome shotgun sequence contains the following coding sequences:
- the RhoGAP100F gene encoding rho GTPase-activating protein 100F isoform X8, producing MQWKKKFTRLKAATGNSRVRRMLCCGRRKENGRSVPDVTASPGRAPPGPLPANQLSSLGNQQHGNQQQHQQQQQHHGNQQQQHHGNQHQNRGQSGSISNAGKDPVLLQGDFRKVSGISSEIFRQIEAVENDHDPNTAAALDAVERRGEMIVRILEPRCMGSKQAVDAAHKLMNKADGRHTVQLVEIVKRPGQTLGLYIREGNGADRTDGVFISRIALESAVYNSGCLRVGDEILAVNLVDVTHMSLDDVVIIMSIPRRLVLAIRQRRGNRGTNSPGPPTLSRPEQKPPPVVVIKRDLRDEDLDETDRMQRPRSSRERRTGDGREMTESRSRLGLGLNNYSPQSEQLDMYYNSRGGGGGHGGGGGMPVNAMGEPPNWGYKPPPPPSSVITEQPTKGHAFAPSHAYYQNAGTLESLAEKVHAFYPGAPGQPVGQSRRMSTGTGNVGLSQQHARFPRSGSDQHLPRVEYADYSNSLGRHSLLRSSLKPGTGAPMPVGVGGTLGRYGRYDQQRASTVSKYGPPAAGAQSLTRRSRPNLDYSSDTEATIGPRPSYYYYNRPAIGSMPRGGGGHVSGGAAATAALLASAADLNKFNSLPRERPGVRLQGIRTRISDRLVDENDGNTSAPEFDVRRGRDLRQRITASPSIFTADEYRAWLRRAPSSSAIAEQMRMTRDLFAQPRSQRFSCSAENIHDALRNTESIYSSRTGILGAGTLDRNMGLTRPISALPVRSMSSQHIGGAGSIRSPSIRRMRQLLELSAGPASPSGSIMSTGGHQSPAPTPSATLPRQHRQIDINPAEFAKYKLDKPIVDIGGVSGMLWIHLLAGRGLRTAPEGAGAQPGAPPGQTRDLYCVIECDRVHKARTVVRSGDLQFDWDGSFELDLVGNKQLDVLVYSWDPQHRHKLCYRGAISLSAILRQSPLHQLALKVEPRGTIYIRMRHTDPLALYKRRGLPSLRAGYPTLFGADLETVVNRESKGAPGCAPVPIVLRRCVEEVERRGLDIIGLYRLCGSATKKRLLREAFERNSRAVELSPEHVPDINVITGVLKDYLRELPEPLFTRCLFQMTVDALAVCLPDDPEGNAKLMLSILDCLPRANRATLVFLLDHLSLVVSNSERNKMSAQALATVMGPPLMLHSASAQPGADIDHAQPIAVLKYLLQIWPQPQAQHQQLAQHMGGATGSMMSGLATAGSMSNMAGVASGRRGESTGQRGSKVSALPADRQQLLLQQQQQLMAAGNLLRSSTSPYQLAGSVGSAIPDQSPLPLPGTPSPGSSSASTGSGSGSGSGKSTDTIKRGASPVSVKQVKIIDTASPYSIVQKKPPLQKDAPVDAITPTTQSDAVSALGGSSSTTTRKGNVDFYEPHKALSKSLAGDDSSYSSKYASLDTKKSSYSGNSNSYTPSKTSLNASSDEYKAMRNKSSATSSSSSSQATVLSAGSTATSAPTTSSDDSDDLLSYKSSASTNALLAQSQAMTTSQLMSKYLKREPRVQFTPIKSPESPSPPGGGDGLPKGTYQLVTPTGSSSSLKPSATTGAISKHTTSSPSSADTNTNHTNSQQKLSSPSRLNKDSKSGAAVSGSSSIVSTGRRLFDSLASSSSSETETKTYIGGTTANASASSSTTTYTNDSRNTASSSNKSVAGSGSEHRSYGSALFGSSGLGNGNGTTSGNHNHLGSTNSPFTSTNGNGSHNAMHLYGTLPKSGAGGGAASSGAALFGSSASSSYHSSSGAGTTTSSGVSSMTGSTNSYDFYSSSTSSGSSSSRPFTNGGNNYHTLGTYRAQYAATNPFLDAFDEKPSSNGGNGGSNNGHGEADKLGADKGHHRATVMAAFQSSGDSKNGSDEYDDLK from the exons GAGAATGGAAGATCAGTTCCTGATGTTACCGCCAGCCCGGGACGCGCCCCACCCGGACCGCTGCCCGCCAACCAGCTGTCCTCGCTGGGCAACCAGCAGCACggcaaccagcagcagcaccagcagcagcagcagcaccatggcaaccagcagcagcagcaccatggCAACCAGCACCAGAATCGCGGACAGAGCGGCAGCATCTCGAATGCCGGCAAGGATccggtgctgctgcagggCGACTTCCGCAAGGTCAGCGGCATCAGCTCGGAGATCTTTCGCCAGATAGAGGCCGTCGAGAATGACCACGACCCGAATACGGCGGCGGCCCTGGACGCGGTGGAGCGTCGCGGCGAGATGATTGTCCGCATCCTGGAGCCGCGCTGCATGGGCAGCAAGCAGGCGGTGGATGCCGCCCACAAGCTGATGAACAAGGCCGACGGCAGGCACACAGTCCAGCTGGTGGAGATCGTCAAGCGGCCCGGACAGACGCTGGGCCTGTACATACGCGAGGGCAACGGGGCCGACCGCACTGATGGCGTCTTCATTTCCCGCATTGCCCTGGAGTCGGCGGTCTACAACAGCGGTTGCCTGAGG GTGGGCGATGAAATCCTGGCCGTCAATCTGGTGGACGTGACCCACATGTCGCTGGACGATGTTGTCATCATCATGTCAATTCCACGCCGCCTGGTGCTGGCCATCCGCCAGCGACGTGGCAATCGCGGCACAAACTCTCCCGGACCGCCGACGCTGTCGCGACCGGAGCAGAAGCCGCCGCCGGTGGTGGTGATCAAACGGGATCTCAGGGACGAGGATCTGGACGAGACGGATCGCATGCAGAGGCCGCGCTCATCACGTGAAAGACGTACAG GTGATGGCCGCGAGATGACCGAGTCGCGCTCCaggctgggcctgggcctcaACAACTACAGTCCGCAGTCGGAGCAGCTGGACATGTACTACAACTCCCgcggtggcggcggaggcCATGGCGGGGGCGGTGGCATGCCCGTCAATGCCATGGGCGAGCCACCCAACTGGGGCTACaagccgccgccaccgccctCGTCGGTGATCACGGAGCAGCCCACAAAGGGCCACGCCTTTGCGCCCTCGCATGCGTACTACCAGAACGCGGGAACGCTGGAAAGCCTGGCGGAAAAGGTGCATGCCTTCTACCCGGGTGCGCCCGGACAGCCAGTGGGTCAGTCGCGTCGCATGTCCACAGGAACCGGAAACGTGGGACTTTCCCAGCAGCACGCGCGCTTCCCGCGCTCCGGATCGGATCAGCATTTGCCGCGAGTGGAGTACGCCGACTACTCCAACTCCCTGGGTCGCCACTCGCTGCTACGCTCCAGCCTGAAGCCCGGCACCGGGGCTCCCATGCCCGTGGGCGTGGGTGGAACGCTGGGCCGCTACGGGCGCTATGATCAGCAGCGTGCCAGCACGGTCTCCAAGTACGGACCGCCGGCTGCCGGAGCCCAGTCGCTGACGCGTCGCTCCCGACCCAATCTGGACTACTCCAGTGACACGGAGGCCACGATCGGACCGCGTCCCAGCTACTACTACTACAACAGGCCCGCCATTGGCAGCATGCCGCGAGGTGGCGGTGGCCACGTGagcggaggagcagctgccacGGCTGCCCTGCTGGCAAGCGCCGCAGATCTCAACAAGTTCAACTCGCTGCCCAGGGAACGACCCGGCGTTAGGCTGCAGGGCATCCGCACCAGAATCAGCGATCGGCTGGTGGACGAGAACGATGGCAACACCTCGGCGCCGGAGTTCGATGTGCGACGAGGCAGAGATCTCCGGCAGCGCATCACCGCCAGTCCCTCGATCTTCACGGCGGACGAGTACCGCGCCTGGCTCCGCCGGGCTCCCAGCAGCTCTGCCATTGCGGAACAGATGCGAATGACGCGCGACTTGTTTGCCCAGCCGCGATCGCAGCGGTTCTCCTGCAGCGCCGAGAACATCCACGACGCATTGAGGAAT ACGGAGAGCATCTACTCGAGTAGAACGGGCATACTCGGAGCTGGCACCCTCGATCGCAATATGGGCCTAACGCGGCCCATTTCCGCACTGCCTGTGCGTTCCATGTCCTCGCAGCACATCGGTGGGGCAGGCTCCATACGCTCGCCCAGCATACGACGCATGCGACAGCTGCTAGAACTGTCCGCTGGCCCGGCCAGTCCTAGTGGCAGCATCATGAGCACCGGCGGCCACCAGAGTCCAGCACCGACGCCCAGCGCCACGTTGCCCCGTCAGCACCGCCAGATCGACATCAATCCGGCCGAGTTTGCCAAGTACAAGCTGGACAAGCCCATAGTGGACATTGGTGGGGTGTCGGGCATGTTGTGGATCCATCTGTTGGCGGGTCGAGGCCTGCGAACCGCTCCTGAGGGAGCCGGGGCCCAACCTGGGGCGCCACCTGGCCAGACCAGGGATCTGTACTGCGTGATCGAGTGCGATCGCGTGCACAAGGCACGCACGGTGGTTCGATCCGGGGATCTGCAGTTCGACTGGGACGGGTCCTTCGAGCTTGACTTGGTCGGGAACAAACAGCTGGATGTCCTGGTCTACTCGTGGGATCCCCAGCACCGGCACAAGCTCTGCTATCGGGGAGCCATTTCGCTGTCGGCCATCCTACGGCAGTCGCCGCTGCACCAGCTGGCCCTCAAGGTGGAGCCGCGGGGCACCATCTACATCCGCATGCGGCACACTGATCCCCTGGCCCTGTACAAGAGGCGTGGTCTGCCCAGCCTGAGGGCCGGCTATCCGACGCTGTTCGGCGCCGACCTGGAGACGGTCGTCAACCGGGAGTCTAAGGGGGCCCCGGGCTGTGCCCCAGTGCCAATTGTGCTACGGCGCTgcgtggaggaggtggagcgACGTGGGCTCGATATAATCGGGCTGTATCGACTGTGCGGCTCGGCCACCAAGAAGCGTCTGCTGCGCGAGGCCTTCGAGCGCAACAGCCGTGCCGTGGAATTGAGCCCGGAACATGTTCCTGACATCAATGTCATCACCGGTGTGCTCAAGGACTACCTCAGGGAGCTGCCGGAGCCGCTGTTCACGCGCTGCCTCTTCCAGATGACAGTAGACGCCTTGG CTGTCTGCCTGCCAGATGACCCCGAGGGCAATGCAAAACTGATGCTTAGCATCCTCGATTGCCTGCCCAGGGCGAACAGG GCCACTCTTGTATTCCTGCTCGACCACCTGTCGCTGGTCGTTTCCAACTCTGAGCGCAACAAGATGTCCGCCCAGGCGCTGGCCACGGTGATGGGCCCACCGCTGATGCTGCATTCGGCCAGCGCACAGCCGGGCGCTGACATCGATCACGCCCAGCCGATCGCAGTGCTCAAATATCTGCTGCAGATCTGGCCACAGCCGCAGgcgcagcatcagcagctggCACAGCACATGGGCGGCGCAACGGGCTCGATGATGAGCGGCCTGGCCACGGCCGGCAGTATGAGCAACATGGCCGGCGTTGCTTCAG GTCGGCGCGGCGAGTCAACAGGGCAGCGTGGAAGCAAAGTCAGTGCGTTGCCAGCGGACAGACAGCAACTTctactgcagcagcagcagcagctcatgGCGGCGGGCAACCTCCTGCGCTCGTCCACTTCG CCCTATCAATTGGCGGGATCAGTGGGCTCAGCAATTCCCGACCAatcgccactgccacttccagGCACACCCTCCCCAGGCAGTAGCTCAGCGTCGACGGGTTCGGGCTCCGGATCGGGCTCGGGTAAAA GCACGGATACCATCAAGCGCGGTGCTTCACCTGTCTCCGTTAAGCAAGTCAAGATCATCGATACGGCCAGCCCCTATTCCATAGTACAGAAGAAGCCGCCGCTGCAGAAGGATGCACCCGTAGATGCCATCACACCCACCACCCAGTCGGATGCAGTATCAGCCctaggcggcagcagcagcacgacaACACGCAAAGGCAACGTTGACTTCTATGAACCGCACAAAGCGCTGTCCAAGAGCCTGGCCGGTGATGACTCTAGCTACAGCTCCAAGTACGCCAGCCTGGACACAAAGAAGAGCAGCtacagcggcaacagcaacagctacacCCCCAGCAAGACCAGCCTCAACGCCAGCAGCGATGAGTACAAGGCGATGCGCAACAAGTCGAGCGCCACCTCAAGCTCCAGCTCATCGCAGGCTACGGTATTGAGTGCCGGCTCGACGGCCACCTCGGCACCCACCACCTCCTCGGATGACTCGGACGATCTGCTGTCGTACAAGTCGTCGGCCTCCACCAACGCCTTGCTGGCCCAGTCGCAGGCCATGACCACCAGCCAGCTGATGTCGAAGTATTTAAAGCGTGAGCCGCGTGTCCAGTTCACGCCGATCAAGTCGCCGGAGTCGCCATCGCCGCCCGGCGGTGGGGATGGTCTGCCCAAGGGCACTTACCAACTGGTCACGCCCACCGGCTCCAGCTCTTCTCTCAAGCCCAGCGCCACAACGGGAGCGATTAGCAAGCACACCACATCGTCGCCAAGCTCAGCGGACACGAACACTAACCACaccaacagccaacagaagTTGTCATCGCCCTCGCGCCTGAACAAGGACAGTAAGTCCGGAGCAGCGGTAAGTGGCTCCTCCTCGATTGTGTCGACCGGACGGCGGCTGTTTGACAGCCTGGcctcgtcgtcatcgtcggagacggagaccaAGACCTATATTGGTGGAACCACTGCCAATGCCAGTGCATCCAGCAGCACGACAACCTACACCAACGACTCGCGGAACACGGCAAGCAGTAGCAATAAGTCGGTAGCGGGATCGGGCTCAGAGCACAGGAGCTATGGCAGCGCTCTCTTTGGGAGCAGCGGCctgggcaatggcaatgggacCACCAGCGGCAACCACAACCATTTGGGCAGCACCAACAGTCCCTTCACCAGCAccaatggcaacggcagccACAATGCCATGCACCTGTACGGCACTTTGCCAAAGAGTGGGGCAGGTGGGGGCGCCGCCAGCTCGGGGGCTGCCCTGTTTGGAAGCAGCGCCAGTTCCTCCTACCACTCGAGCAGCGGTGCGGGTACAACAACCAGCAGCGGGGTCAGCTCCATGACGGGCTCCACCAATAGCTATGACTTCTACTCGAGCAGCACCtcgagcggcagcagcagctcacgTCCCTTTACCAATGGGGGCAACAATTACCACACTCTGGGCACATATCGGGCGCAGTATGCGGCCACCAATCCCTTCCTCGATGCCTTCGACGAGAAGCCCAGTAGCAATGGGGGCAACGGCGGTAGTAACAATGGCCACGGGGAGGCGGACAAGCTCGGGGCGGACAAGGGCCATCACAGGGCGACCGTGATGGCGGCATTCCAGTCGTCGGGCGACTCCAAGAACGGTAGCGATGAGTACGACGATCTCAAGTGA
- the RhoGAP100F gene encoding rho GTPase-activating protein 100F isoform X2, giving the protein MQWKKKFTRLKAATGNSRVRRMLCCGRRKENGRSVPDVTASPGRAPPGPLPANQLSSLGNQQHGNQQQHQQQQQHHGNQQQQHHGNQHQNRGQSGSISNAGKDPVLLQGDFRKVSGISSEIFRQIEAVENDHDPNTAAALDAVERRGEMIVRILEPRCMGSKQAVDAAHKLMNKADGRHTVQLVEIVKRPGQTLGLYIREGNGADRTDGVFISRIALESAVYNSGCLRVGDEILAVNLVDVTHMSLDDVVIIMSIPRRLVLAIRQRRGNRGTNSPGPPTLSRPEQKPPPVVVIKRDLRDEDLDETDRMQRPRSSRERRTGDGREMTESRSRLGLGLNNYSPQSEQLDMYYNSRGGGGGHGGGGGMPVNAMGEPPNWGYKPPPPPSSVITEQPTKGHAFAPSHAYYQNAGTLESLAEKVHAFYPGAPGQPVGQSRRMSTGTGNVGLSQQHARFPRSGSDQHLPRVEYADYSNSLGRHSLLRSSLKPGTGAPMPVGVGGTLGRYGRYDQQRASTVSKYGPPAAGAQSLTRRSRPNLDYSSDTEATIGPRPSYYYYNRPAIGSMPRGGGGHVSGGAAATAALLASAADLNKFNSLPRERPGVRLQGIRTRISDRLVDENDGNTSAPEFDVRRGRDLRQRITASPSIFTADEYRAWLRRAPSSSAIAEQMRMTRDLFAQPRSQRFSCSAENIHDALRNTESIYSSRTGILGAGTLDRNMGLTRPISALPVRSMSSQHIGGAGSIRSPSIRRMRQLLELSAGPASPSGSIMSTGGHQSPAPTPSATLPRQHRQIDINPAEFAKYKLDKPIVDIGGVSGMLWIHLLAGRGLRTAPEGAGAQPGAPPGQTRDLYCVIECDRVHKARTVVRSGDLQFDWDGSFELDLVGNKQLDVLVYSWDPQHRHKLCYRGAISLSAILRQSPLHQLALKVEPRGTIYIRMRHTDPLALYKRRGLPSLRAGYPTLFGADLETVVNRESKGAPGCAPVPIVLRRCVEEVERRGLDIIGLYRLCGSATKKRLLREAFERNSRAVELSPEHVPDINVITGVLKDYLRELPEPLFTRCLFQMTVDALAVCLPDDPEGNAKLMLSILDCLPRANRATLVFLLDHLSLVVSNSERNKMSAQALATVMGPPLMLHSASAQPGADIDHAQPIAVLKYLLQIWPQPQAQHQQLAQHMGGATGSMMSGLATAGSMSNMAGVASGRRGESTGQRGSKVSALPADRQQLLLQQQQQLMAAGNLLRSSTSVTNILSQGHPQLSATANSHLYQSVVGQLAQSHRALQQAVQQPYQLAGSVGSAIPDQSPLPLPGTPSPGSSSASTGSGSGSGSGKSTDTIKRGASPVSVKQVKIIDTASPYSIVQKKPPLQKDAPVDAITPTTQSDAVSALGGSSSTTTRKGNVDFYEPHKALSKSLAGDDSSYSSKYASLDTKKSSYSGNSNSYTPSKTSLNASSDEYKAMRNKSSATSSSSSSQATVLSAGSTATSAPTTSSDDSDDLLSYKSSASTNALLAQSQAMTTSQLMSKYLKREPRVQFTPIKSPESPSPPGGGDGLPKGTYQLVTPTGSSSSLKPSATTGAISKHTTSSPSSADTNTNHTNSQQKLSSPSRLNKDSKSGAAVSGSSSIVSTGRRLFDSLASSSSSETETKTYIGGTTANASASSSTTTYTNDSRNTASSSNKSVAGSGSEHRSYGSALFGSSGLGNGNGTTSGNHNHLGSTNSPFTSTNGNGSHNAMHLYGTLPKSGAGGGAASSGAALFGSSASSSYHSSSGAGTTTSSGVSSMTGSTNSYDFYSSSTSSGSSSSRPFTNGGNNYHTLGTYRAQYAATNPFLDAFDEKPSSNGGNGGSNNGHGEADKLGADKGHHRATVMAAFQSSGDSKNGSDEYDDLK; this is encoded by the exons GAGAATGGAAGATCAGTTCCTGATGTTACCGCCAGCCCGGGACGCGCCCCACCCGGACCGCTGCCCGCCAACCAGCTGTCCTCGCTGGGCAACCAGCAGCACggcaaccagcagcagcaccagcagcagcagcagcaccatggcaaccagcagcagcagcaccatggCAACCAGCACCAGAATCGCGGACAGAGCGGCAGCATCTCGAATGCCGGCAAGGATccggtgctgctgcagggCGACTTCCGCAAGGTCAGCGGCATCAGCTCGGAGATCTTTCGCCAGATAGAGGCCGTCGAGAATGACCACGACCCGAATACGGCGGCGGCCCTGGACGCGGTGGAGCGTCGCGGCGAGATGATTGTCCGCATCCTGGAGCCGCGCTGCATGGGCAGCAAGCAGGCGGTGGATGCCGCCCACAAGCTGATGAACAAGGCCGACGGCAGGCACACAGTCCAGCTGGTGGAGATCGTCAAGCGGCCCGGACAGACGCTGGGCCTGTACATACGCGAGGGCAACGGGGCCGACCGCACTGATGGCGTCTTCATTTCCCGCATTGCCCTGGAGTCGGCGGTCTACAACAGCGGTTGCCTGAGG GTGGGCGATGAAATCCTGGCCGTCAATCTGGTGGACGTGACCCACATGTCGCTGGACGATGTTGTCATCATCATGTCAATTCCACGCCGCCTGGTGCTGGCCATCCGCCAGCGACGTGGCAATCGCGGCACAAACTCTCCCGGACCGCCGACGCTGTCGCGACCGGAGCAGAAGCCGCCGCCGGTGGTGGTGATCAAACGGGATCTCAGGGACGAGGATCTGGACGAGACGGATCGCATGCAGAGGCCGCGCTCATCACGTGAAAGACGTACAG GTGATGGCCGCGAGATGACCGAGTCGCGCTCCaggctgggcctgggcctcaACAACTACAGTCCGCAGTCGGAGCAGCTGGACATGTACTACAACTCCCgcggtggcggcggaggcCATGGCGGGGGCGGTGGCATGCCCGTCAATGCCATGGGCGAGCCACCCAACTGGGGCTACaagccgccgccaccgccctCGTCGGTGATCACGGAGCAGCCCACAAAGGGCCACGCCTTTGCGCCCTCGCATGCGTACTACCAGAACGCGGGAACGCTGGAAAGCCTGGCGGAAAAGGTGCATGCCTTCTACCCGGGTGCGCCCGGACAGCCAGTGGGTCAGTCGCGTCGCATGTCCACAGGAACCGGAAACGTGGGACTTTCCCAGCAGCACGCGCGCTTCCCGCGCTCCGGATCGGATCAGCATTTGCCGCGAGTGGAGTACGCCGACTACTCCAACTCCCTGGGTCGCCACTCGCTGCTACGCTCCAGCCTGAAGCCCGGCACCGGGGCTCCCATGCCCGTGGGCGTGGGTGGAACGCTGGGCCGCTACGGGCGCTATGATCAGCAGCGTGCCAGCACGGTCTCCAAGTACGGACCGCCGGCTGCCGGAGCCCAGTCGCTGACGCGTCGCTCCCGACCCAATCTGGACTACTCCAGTGACACGGAGGCCACGATCGGACCGCGTCCCAGCTACTACTACTACAACAGGCCCGCCATTGGCAGCATGCCGCGAGGTGGCGGTGGCCACGTGagcggaggagcagctgccacGGCTGCCCTGCTGGCAAGCGCCGCAGATCTCAACAAGTTCAACTCGCTGCCCAGGGAACGACCCGGCGTTAGGCTGCAGGGCATCCGCACCAGAATCAGCGATCGGCTGGTGGACGAGAACGATGGCAACACCTCGGCGCCGGAGTTCGATGTGCGACGAGGCAGAGATCTCCGGCAGCGCATCACCGCCAGTCCCTCGATCTTCACGGCGGACGAGTACCGCGCCTGGCTCCGCCGGGCTCCCAGCAGCTCTGCCATTGCGGAACAGATGCGAATGACGCGCGACTTGTTTGCCCAGCCGCGATCGCAGCGGTTCTCCTGCAGCGCCGAGAACATCCACGACGCATTGAGGAAT ACGGAGAGCATCTACTCGAGTAGAACGGGCATACTCGGAGCTGGCACCCTCGATCGCAATATGGGCCTAACGCGGCCCATTTCCGCACTGCCTGTGCGTTCCATGTCCTCGCAGCACATCGGTGGGGCAGGCTCCATACGCTCGCCCAGCATACGACGCATGCGACAGCTGCTAGAACTGTCCGCTGGCCCGGCCAGTCCTAGTGGCAGCATCATGAGCACCGGCGGCCACCAGAGTCCAGCACCGACGCCCAGCGCCACGTTGCCCCGTCAGCACCGCCAGATCGACATCAATCCGGCCGAGTTTGCCAAGTACAAGCTGGACAAGCCCATAGTGGACATTGGTGGGGTGTCGGGCATGTTGTGGATCCATCTGTTGGCGGGTCGAGGCCTGCGAACCGCTCCTGAGGGAGCCGGGGCCCAACCTGGGGCGCCACCTGGCCAGACCAGGGATCTGTACTGCGTGATCGAGTGCGATCGCGTGCACAAGGCACGCACGGTGGTTCGATCCGGGGATCTGCAGTTCGACTGGGACGGGTCCTTCGAGCTTGACTTGGTCGGGAACAAACAGCTGGATGTCCTGGTCTACTCGTGGGATCCCCAGCACCGGCACAAGCTCTGCTATCGGGGAGCCATTTCGCTGTCGGCCATCCTACGGCAGTCGCCGCTGCACCAGCTGGCCCTCAAGGTGGAGCCGCGGGGCACCATCTACATCCGCATGCGGCACACTGATCCCCTGGCCCTGTACAAGAGGCGTGGTCTGCCCAGCCTGAGGGCCGGCTATCCGACGCTGTTCGGCGCCGACCTGGAGACGGTCGTCAACCGGGAGTCTAAGGGGGCCCCGGGCTGTGCCCCAGTGCCAATTGTGCTACGGCGCTgcgtggaggaggtggagcgACGTGGGCTCGATATAATCGGGCTGTATCGACTGTGCGGCTCGGCCACCAAGAAGCGTCTGCTGCGCGAGGCCTTCGAGCGCAACAGCCGTGCCGTGGAATTGAGCCCGGAACATGTTCCTGACATCAATGTCATCACCGGTGTGCTCAAGGACTACCTCAGGGAGCTGCCGGAGCCGCTGTTCACGCGCTGCCTCTTCCAGATGACAGTAGACGCCTTGG CTGTCTGCCTGCCAGATGACCCCGAGGGCAATGCAAAACTGATGCTTAGCATCCTCGATTGCCTGCCCAGGGCGAACAGG GCCACTCTTGTATTCCTGCTCGACCACCTGTCGCTGGTCGTTTCCAACTCTGAGCGCAACAAGATGTCCGCCCAGGCGCTGGCCACGGTGATGGGCCCACCGCTGATGCTGCATTCGGCCAGCGCACAGCCGGGCGCTGACATCGATCACGCCCAGCCGATCGCAGTGCTCAAATATCTGCTGCAGATCTGGCCACAGCCGCAGgcgcagcatcagcagctggCACAGCACATGGGCGGCGCAACGGGCTCGATGATGAGCGGCCTGGCCACGGCCGGCAGTATGAGCAACATGGCCGGCGTTGCTTCAG GTCGGCGCGGCGAGTCAACAGGGCAGCGTGGAAGCAAAGTCAGTGCGTTGCCAGCGGACAGACAGCAACTTctactgcagcagcagcagcagctcatgGCGGCGGGCAACCTCCTGCGCTCGTCCACTTCGGTAACCAACATACTCTCCCAAGGCCATCCTCAGCtctcagccacagccaacaGTCATCTGTATCAATCAGTAGTGGGTCAGTTAGCTCAATCGCATCGAGCCTTGCAACAAGCGGTGCAACAg CCCTATCAATTGGCGGGATCAGTGGGCTCAGCAATTCCCGACCAatcgccactgccacttccagGCACACCCTCCCCAGGCAGTAGCTCAGCGTCGACGGGTTCGGGCTCCGGATCGGGCTCGGGTAAAA GCACGGATACCATCAAGCGCGGTGCTTCACCTGTCTCCGTTAAGCAAGTCAAGATCATCGATACGGCCAGCCCCTATTCCATAGTACAGAAGAAGCCGCCGCTGCAGAAGGATGCACCCGTAGATGCCATCACACCCACCACCCAGTCGGATGCAGTATCAGCCctaggcggcagcagcagcacgacaACACGCAAAGGCAACGTTGACTTCTATGAACCGCACAAAGCGCTGTCCAAGAGCCTGGCCGGTGATGACTCTAGCTACAGCTCCAAGTACGCCAGCCTGGACACAAAGAAGAGCAGCtacagcggcaacagcaacagctacacCCCCAGCAAGACCAGCCTCAACGCCAGCAGCGATGAGTACAAGGCGATGCGCAACAAGTCGAGCGCCACCTCAAGCTCCAGCTCATCGCAGGCTACGGTATTGAGTGCCGGCTCGACGGCCACCTCGGCACCCACCACCTCCTCGGATGACTCGGACGATCTGCTGTCGTACAAGTCGTCGGCCTCCACCAACGCCTTGCTGGCCCAGTCGCAGGCCATGACCACCAGCCAGCTGATGTCGAAGTATTTAAAGCGTGAGCCGCGTGTCCAGTTCACGCCGATCAAGTCGCCGGAGTCGCCATCGCCGCCCGGCGGTGGGGATGGTCTGCCCAAGGGCACTTACCAACTGGTCACGCCCACCGGCTCCAGCTCTTCTCTCAAGCCCAGCGCCACAACGGGAGCGATTAGCAAGCACACCACATCGTCGCCAAGCTCAGCGGACACGAACACTAACCACaccaacagccaacagaagTTGTCATCGCCCTCGCGCCTGAACAAGGACAGTAAGTCCGGAGCAGCGGTAAGTGGCTCCTCCTCGATTGTGTCGACCGGACGGCGGCTGTTTGACAGCCTGGcctcgtcgtcatcgtcggagacggagaccaAGACCTATATTGGTGGAACCACTGCCAATGCCAGTGCATCCAGCAGCACGACAACCTACACCAACGACTCGCGGAACACGGCAAGCAGTAGCAATAAGTCGGTAGCGGGATCGGGCTCAGAGCACAGGAGCTATGGCAGCGCTCTCTTTGGGAGCAGCGGCctgggcaatggcaatgggacCACCAGCGGCAACCACAACCATTTGGGCAGCACCAACAGTCCCTTCACCAGCAccaatggcaacggcagccACAATGCCATGCACCTGTACGGCACTTTGCCAAAGAGTGGGGCAGGTGGGGGCGCCGCCAGCTCGGGGGCTGCCCTGTTTGGAAGCAGCGCCAGTTCCTCCTACCACTCGAGCAGCGGTGCGGGTACAACAACCAGCAGCGGGGTCAGCTCCATGACGGGCTCCACCAATAGCTATGACTTCTACTCGAGCAGCACCtcgagcggcagcagcagctcacgTCCCTTTACCAATGGGGGCAACAATTACCACACTCTGGGCACATATCGGGCGCAGTATGCGGCCACCAATCCCTTCCTCGATGCCTTCGACGAGAAGCCCAGTAGCAATGGGGGCAACGGCGGTAGTAACAATGGCCACGGGGAGGCGGACAAGCTCGGGGCGGACAAGGGCCATCACAGGGCGACCGTGATGGCGGCATTCCAGTCGTCGGGCGACTCCAAGAACGGTAGCGATGAGTACGACGATCTCAAGTGA